The Psychrobacter raelei genome contains the following window.
TGAGTCTTATAAGCAGTTCGTTGCTGAGCAGCAAAGTCAGGTAGATATCGACTATCAAGGCATACGGGTCAATATCGAGGCCAATGCTCTCCCCAGTCGCATGTATTTTATTATGAATGCTTTGTCTGCCATTATTGCCAGCTACGGCTTGGTGATTAACTCAGCAGCAGTGGTCATTGGCGCTATGCTGGTGGCCATGATGCTAGGCCCGATAAGTGGTGTGGCCTTGGCGATTATTGATTACCGTATGCCTTTTTTACGAAAATCACTTTTGACGGTACTTGCTGGTGGCGCTATGGTGGTAGTCATCGGCTTTGTGGTGGGTTTTATACACCAAGATACCCCTTTAACCAATGAGATTTTGTCGCGTACTCAGCCCACGTCAATGGACTTAATGATTGCCTTGGCTGGTGGGACTGCAGGCGCATACGCCATGATCTCTCCGCACCTATCTGTGGCTGTGGTCGGTGTCGCTGTGGCAACCGCTTTGGTACCGCCGTTAGCCGCCAGTGGTATATTGTTTGCGCATGGAGAAGGTACGCTTGGCTTAGGTGCCCTGTTATTGGCCCTGACCAACATCATTGCCATTCAATTTACCAATGCCTTGGTATTGTGGTTTACTGGATTTCGTAGGCTGATGGAAGACGATTACAAAAGCAATCCAACTTTGGCCTTCTTACGTCGTAATGCGGTGCCTTTATTACTGTTGACCAGTATCGGTGTGTATTTGACCTATAACTTTAATGCCATTACCAAAAAGCAAAACTTTGAAACTCAGGTCAAAGAAAGCATCAATGATTATTTTATCGACCAAGGCAACTCGCTAACAGCTACCCAGTTTGTTAATCGAGATGGCTATC
Protein-coding sequences here:
- a CDS encoding DUF389 domain-containing protein, with the translated sequence MSSPLSSTPKKDSDNLGMITVPYFQFVPNAASYAFDKVSYKAVPNKKIHCHCPLIIIEANWINEPMMDVAVASLEEEEAAAEQQIAAKEKERLDYLASQKADPSNKTQQAVLAAKQLITEAEDVEEAGLSAPDSDSDVLDTQNPETQHLDTQSMAAVEADEPELPEEDKPSEEISEEDQLKKDKEAKLESYKQFVAEQQSQVDIDYQGIRVNIEANALPSRMYFIMNALSAIIASYGLVINSAAVVIGAMLVAMMLGPISGVALAIIDYRMPFLRKSLLTVLAGGAMVVVIGFVVGFIHQDTPLTNEILSRTQPTSMDLMIALAGGTAGAYAMISPHLSVAVVGVAVATALVPPLAASGILFAHGEGTLGLGALLLALTNIIAIQFTNALVLWFTGFRRLMEDDYKSNPTLAFLRRNAVPLLLLTSIGVYLTYNFNAITKKQNFETQVKESINDYFIDQGNSLTATQFVNRDGYQMVRAVVRGETRPSPRDAQQLERQINDNLMPAYPKQSPVRIQLRYMPVVVIDSSPGHGEELDKTDAAILANE